One Gelria sp. Kuro-4 DNA segment encodes these proteins:
- the thrB gene encoding homoserine kinase, protein MFCVRIPASTANLGPGFDALGLALELYNYIEVTVGGGTGRPSIAVQGEGAEELPRGEDNLVYQALAYAFRRRSLLPPELHLRLVNNIPLARGLGSSAAAIVGGLLAAQELLPVPFSPEELLDLACELEGHPDNVSAALLGGLVISCAGPEGKNHYLKTRLPESLRLVVAIPELKLSTQEARRVLPDLLPRRDAVFNLGRTALLTASLLTNNLSALAFALEDRLHQPYRSPLIPGMEEVFAGAREAGALGVALSGSGPSIIAFAQDHLPEIGAAMVNAFARHGIRARFVSTKPAWQGAETLPQLRLCTA, encoded by the coding sequence CCCGGCTTCGATGCGCTGGGGCTGGCCCTGGAGCTTTACAACTACATCGAAGTTACGGTGGGCGGCGGAACAGGTCGCCCGAGCATTGCTGTTCAGGGCGAAGGGGCCGAGGAGCTGCCGCGCGGCGAAGACAACCTGGTTTACCAAGCGCTCGCCTACGCCTTCCGCCGGCGCTCACTTCTCCCACCTGAGCTCCATTTGCGGTTGGTGAACAACATACCCCTGGCCCGGGGCCTGGGGAGCAGCGCCGCCGCCATCGTCGGGGGGCTCCTCGCCGCGCAGGAGCTGCTGCCTGTGCCGTTCAGTCCAGAGGAGCTGCTTGACCTGGCCTGCGAGCTGGAGGGACACCCGGATAATGTCAGCGCCGCCCTCCTGGGAGGGCTGGTGATTTCCTGTGCCGGGCCCGAAGGCAAAAACCATTATCTCAAGACACGCCTTCCGGAATCGCTGCGGCTGGTGGTCGCCATCCCGGAGCTGAAGCTCTCTACGCAAGAAGCCCGCCGCGTTCTGCCGGACCTTCTGCCGCGCCGCGATGCCGTCTTTAATCTCGGCCGTACCGCACTTCTTACCGCGAGCCTTCTCACCAACAACCTCAGCGCCCTGGCCTTCGCCCTGGAGGATCGTCTCCACCAGCCCTACCGTTCACCCTTGATCCCGGGGATGGAGGAGGTTTTCGCCGGTGCCCGTGAAGCAGGAGCCCTGGGTGTGGCATTGAGCGGCTCCGGCCCCTCCATTATCGCCTTTGCCCAGGATCACCTCCCGGAAATCGGCGCCGCCATGGTAAACGCCTTTGCCCGCCATGGCATCAGAGCACGTTTCGTTTCCACCAAACCAGCGTGGCAGGGCGCCGAAACGCTACCGCAGCTGCGCCTGTGCACGGCTTGA
- a CDS encoding D-alanine--D-alanine ligase family protein codes for MAKLKVGIVFGGRSGEHEVSLMSAASVIKFIPREKYDPVLIGITKTGGWLTEGNPWETLRKETAEPGGPPPTALLAGLDVIFPVLHGPYGEDGTIQGLFEMCGVPYVGAGVLASSVGMDKVIMKQVFEASKLPIARYLVVWRHAWRREPAKTGDLIEERLGLPVFVKPANLGSSVGISKARTRKELTAALQLATQYDRKVVVEEYIPCREFECAVLGNDDPAASVIGEIVPHNEFYDYEAKYTDGVSDLIVPAAVPASVQSRVQELAVAAYKAIDCAGMARVDFFMHRESGQVIVNEINTIPGFTNLSMYPRLWEASGLSYPDLIDRLITLAQERFKERARNLV; via the coding sequence ATGGCCAAATTAAAGGTGGGCATCGTCTTTGGCGGACGTTCCGGCGAGCATGAGGTTTCGCTCATGTCCGCCGCCTCGGTCATCAAGTTTATACCCCGCGAAAAATACGACCCTGTTCTCATCGGCATTACGAAAACCGGAGGCTGGCTGACAGAAGGGAACCCCTGGGAAACCCTGAGGAAAGAAACAGCCGAACCAGGTGGGCCGCCTCCCACCGCGCTGCTGGCCGGCCTGGATGTCATCTTCCCTGTTTTGCACGGTCCCTACGGGGAAGACGGTACCATCCAGGGCCTGTTCGAGATGTGCGGCGTCCCCTACGTCGGGGCGGGTGTGCTGGCCTCCTCAGTGGGAATGGACAAGGTGATAATGAAACAGGTTTTTGAAGCCTCCAAGCTGCCCATCGCCCGCTACCTGGTGGTTTGGCGGCATGCCTGGCGACGCGAGCCGGCAAAAACCGGTGACCTGATCGAGGAGCGCTTGGGACTGCCGGTGTTCGTGAAGCCCGCCAATTTAGGCTCGAGCGTGGGCATCAGCAAGGCGCGCACAAGGAAGGAACTTACGGCCGCGTTGCAGCTGGCCACCCAGTACGATCGCAAGGTGGTGGTGGAGGAGTACATCCCCTGCCGGGAATTTGAGTGTGCTGTTTTGGGTAACGATGATCCCGCCGCCTCCGTCATCGGCGAGATTGTCCCGCACAACGAATTTTACGATTATGAGGCGAAGTATACCGACGGGGTTTCGGACTTAATTGTCCCGGCCGCCGTCCCCGCCTCTGTGCAAAGCCGGGTGCAGGAACTGGCCGTAGCCGCCTACAAGGCCATCGATTGTGCCGGCATGGCGCGCGTGGACTTCTTTATGCACCGGGAGTCCGGCCAGGTGATCGTCAACGAGATCAACACCATCCCGGGCTTCACCAACCTATCCATGTATCCCCGCCTCTGGGAGGCGAGCGGGCTGAGTTACCCGGATCTCATTGACCGGCTCATCACCCTGGCCCAAGAACGCTTCAAGGAGCGGGCCCGTAACCTTGTCTGA
- the fusA gene encoding elongation factor G translates to MKDYAPDKLRNVALISHGSAGKTSLTEALLFTSGGSDRLGRVDEGNTVADYDPDEIKRKITINTAVVPCEWTGCKVNLLDTPGYADFIGDVISALEVADAALVLVCAVSGVEVNTARMWHLAGEKGLPRIIFINKLDRENAHFDRVLDQVQAELSPRAIPLQLPIGAEANFRGIVDLVGMKALLFQNGKVEEAPLPEELKAAAEAQREKLVEAAAETDDELTLKYLDGEELTQEEILRGLRQGTLTGKLFPVLCGSAYQNKGMGLLLDAIVGYLPSPLDRPPAKATQAAGQSEVEIAPDPNGTLVAQAFKTMADPFVGKLTYFRVYRGKLVSDSIVYNTAKEKAERVGQVFIPRGKTQNPVSAVVAGDIGAVAKLQETATGDTLCDKDKAVLLPPLEFPRPSYSVAVAAKSKGDEDKLGLGLSRLMEEDPTLTLKKEAETRELILCGMGDVHIDVTVERLKRKFGVEVVTATPAIPYRETLRKPVKVEGKHKKQTGGHGQYGHVWLEMEPLPEGSGFVFEEKIFGGAVPKQYIPAVEKGVREAMREGILAGFPVVDVKVTLVDGSFHPVDSSEMAFKIAASLAFKKGAEQANPVILEPIMNLEVTVPENYMGDVIGDLNAKRGRILGLEPAGSLQVIKAQVPLSELSKYAIDLRSLTQGRGSFTIAFDHYEEVPARLAEEIAAQAKKTKAEE, encoded by the coding sequence GTGAAAGACTATGCACCAGACAAGTTACGGAACGTCGCACTGATCTCACACGGGAGCGCCGGCAAAACCTCCCTGACGGAAGCTCTTCTCTTTACCAGCGGCGGTAGTGATCGTTTGGGCAGGGTTGACGAGGGCAATACCGTGGCCGACTACGATCCGGACGAAATCAAGCGTAAAATAACCATCAACACCGCCGTCGTCCCCTGCGAATGGACAGGTTGTAAAGTGAACCTGCTGGATACGCCGGGTTACGCCGATTTCATCGGCGATGTCATCAGCGCCCTCGAGGTGGCCGACGCTGCGTTGGTTCTTGTCTGTGCTGTCTCCGGAGTAGAGGTTAACACTGCGCGCATGTGGCACCTGGCCGGCGAGAAGGGCCTGCCGCGAATCATTTTCATCAACAAGCTCGACCGGGAAAACGCCCACTTTGACCGGGTGTTGGATCAGGTGCAGGCCGAACTTTCCCCCCGTGCCATCCCCTTACAACTTCCCATCGGCGCCGAAGCCAACTTCCGCGGCATCGTCGACCTGGTCGGCATGAAAGCCCTCCTCTTCCAAAACGGCAAGGTGGAAGAGGCCCCGCTTCCTGAGGAGCTTAAGGCCGCAGCGGAAGCGCAGCGCGAAAAGCTGGTGGAAGCCGCAGCGGAAACCGACGATGAACTCACCCTGAAGTACCTCGATGGGGAAGAGTTGACCCAGGAGGAGATACTGCGGGGCCTGCGCCAAGGAACGTTAACGGGCAAGCTGTTCCCGGTGCTCTGCGGTTCAGCTTATCAAAATAAGGGCATGGGCCTGCTGCTCGACGCCATCGTCGGCTATCTGCCTTCACCGCTGGACCGTCCCCCGGCCAAGGCTACCCAAGCAGCCGGGCAGTCGGAGGTGGAAATTGCGCCCGACCCGAACGGTACGCTGGTGGCCCAGGCCTTTAAGACCATGGCCGACCCCTTTGTGGGGAAGCTAACGTATTTTCGGGTTTACCGTGGCAAACTGGTCTCGGACAGCATTGTCTACAACACGGCGAAAGAAAAAGCGGAGCGGGTAGGGCAGGTGTTCATCCCGCGTGGTAAAACCCAAAACCCGGTCAGCGCCGTGGTGGCCGGCGATATCGGCGCCGTGGCCAAACTGCAGGAGACAGCCACCGGCGATACCCTGTGCGATAAAGACAAGGCCGTCCTGCTGCCGCCGCTGGAATTTCCCCGCCCATCCTATTCCGTAGCCGTGGCCGCCAAATCCAAAGGAGACGAAGACAAACTCGGCCTTGGCCTGAGCCGTTTGATGGAAGAGGACCCCACCCTCACCCTGAAGAAGGAGGCTGAGACCAGGGAACTCATTCTCTGCGGCATGGGCGACGTGCATATCGACGTAACCGTAGAGAGGCTGAAGCGCAAGTTCGGCGTCGAAGTGGTGACCGCCACGCCCGCCATCCCGTACCGCGAGACCCTCCGTAAGCCGGTAAAGGTAGAAGGCAAGCACAAAAAGCAGACCGGCGGGCACGGCCAGTACGGCCACGTCTGGTTGGAAATGGAGCCCCTACCGGAGGGCAGCGGCTTCGTTTTCGAGGAAAAGATCTTCGGGGGCGCGGTACCCAAGCAGTATATCCCCGCGGTGGAAAAGGGAGTCCGCGAAGCCATGCGCGAAGGGATACTGGCCGGCTTCCCCGTGGTGGATGTCAAAGTTACCCTGGTGGACGGTTCCTTCCACCCCGTCGACTCCTCGGAAATGGCCTTCAAGATCGCCGCCAGCCTGGCCTTCAAAAAAGGAGCGGAGCAGGCCAACCCCGTCATTCTTGAGCCCATAATGAACCTGGAGGTCACCGTCCCGGAGAACTACATGGGCGATGTCATCGGTGATCTCAACGCCAAACGCGGCCGCATCCTGGGGCTGGAACCCGCCGGCTCTTTGCAGGTTATTAAGGCCCAGGTCCCCCTCTCCGAGCTGTCCAAGTATGCCATTGACTTAAGATCGCTTACCCAAGGCCGGGGCAGTTTCACCATCGCCTTCGACCATTACGAAGAGGTACCCGCACGCCTGGCCGAGGAGATTGCCGCCCAGGCCAAGAAGACAAAAGCGGAAGAATAG
- a CDS encoding glycosyltransferase family 4 protein: MRVLLVVRPCQGGIATHVRLLARGLKKEGHQVHIAAPDAAFASEGDDYFPLPLAVHPAKLLQAAEALTAIVGRLRPDIVHAQGALAAVLRPLVGTRSARSTPWVYTVHNLPLGFAAQLAWRAAWLGGGPERVIAVSRALATRLGYCGVPPERIVVIPNGIELEQVPAYNLLRTPDEAVILTISRLVPEKGTAYLLHALASLKATHPYLRLLVAGDGPERPRLERLAQTLGVTGKVQFLGFVPDPGRLFPGAYLFATAPVSEGMGVANLEAMAWGRPVISTRVGGIPEVVVHGETGLLVPPRRPLELAQAIRLVIDDPVLARRLGRAGAARSRRHFAAGTMVAATLKVYEEAQWACYSTVS; this comes from the coding sequence GTGCGCGTCTTGCTCGTGGTGCGGCCCTGCCAGGGCGGTATTGCCACGCATGTACGCCTCCTGGCCCGGGGATTGAAAAAAGAGGGACACCAGGTCCACATCGCCGCGCCTGACGCTGCCTTCGCCAGCGAAGGGGACGACTATTTCCCTTTGCCGCTGGCGGTGCATCCGGCCAAGCTCCTGCAGGCGGCAGAGGCGCTGACGGCAATCGTCGGCCGGCTCCGCCCGGACATAGTGCATGCGCAAGGGGCCCTGGCCGCCGTGCTCCGGCCGCTGGTGGGGACAAGAAGCGCCCGCTCAACACCTTGGGTTTACACCGTACATAACCTCCCGCTTGGTTTCGCCGCACAGCTTGCCTGGCGTGCAGCCTGGTTGGGGGGCGGGCCAGAGCGGGTGATCGCCGTTTCCCGGGCGCTGGCCACCCGGCTCGGCTACTGTGGAGTACCCCCAGAAAGGATTGTGGTCATTCCCAACGGCATCGAACTCGAGCAAGTGCCCGCCTACAACCTGCTCCGCACGCCAGACGAGGCAGTCATCCTGACCATCAGCCGGTTGGTTCCGGAGAAGGGCACGGCGTATCTGCTGCACGCCTTGGCCAGCTTGAAAGCCACCCATCCGTACCTGCGCCTCCTGGTCGCAGGGGATGGCCCGGAGCGGCCGCGCTTGGAACGCCTGGCGCAGACACTGGGGGTGACGGGGAAGGTCCAGTTCCTCGGTTTTGTGCCCGATCCGGGCCGGCTCTTTCCAGGAGCCTACCTTTTTGCCACCGCCCCCGTAAGCGAAGGCATGGGCGTGGCCAACCTGGAGGCCATGGCCTGGGGCCGGCCGGTGATAAGTACCAGGGTGGGGGGTATACCGGAAGTAGTTGTGCATGGGGAAACCGGGCTCCTCGTTCCACCTCGGCGGCCGCTCGAACTGGCCCAGGCCATACGGCTCGTCATCGATGACCCAGTGCTGGCGCGCCGCTTAGGGCGAGCAGGTGCTGCCCGTTCACGCCGGCACTTCGCCGCCGGGACCATGGTGGCGGCGACGCTCAAGGTTTACGAGGAGGCCCAGTGGGCATGTTACAGCACCGTGTCCTGA
- a CDS encoding peptidoglycan-binding protein — MADFLVPGSSGREVKVLQACLNFLLGAHLATDGCYGVRTEKVVRRFQLQHGLAGTGSCDVDTWLALAQELSPNERHLLVLLQWSLLLVKEGDRILWAQPLKRPVAAISPGVCHLESAPRARKGARLLKFSNHTAIRLESVGRQGRARHLQLAGQALGEELLGLLKPRMPVIIHSLRRVPSCAAFPPAVDPAQAASRTGVSLRRFRHTAAAAAGEIVLPLSRPCWPAFWAWPAGQPEEWLKWLPWFQGVVLAPELGPSWVGALRRNRLPALVLTQGQRRGLTARWQGWCYAPADRAALTALNFYNSRRSRIKHLTQILVLPETAAAASIPVLGLNLDYYAVPAAGNDTDGLSDLRFYLSPERLLLVTPGAQAMLAARLARAEELAGLVFTSPPADTEWLQVWVDYRK; from the coding sequence GTGGCCGACTTTCTTGTACCAGGCAGCAGCGGGCGGGAGGTAAAGGTACTCCAAGCGTGCTTGAACTTCCTTCTCGGAGCCCATCTGGCCACCGACGGCTGCTACGGGGTGCGTACAGAGAAAGTGGTGCGCCGCTTTCAGTTGCAGCACGGACTCGCCGGCACCGGAAGTTGCGACGTCGATACCTGGCTGGCCTTAGCCCAGGAGCTGAGCCCCAACGAGCGGCACTTGCTGGTCCTTCTTCAGTGGTCCCTGCTGCTGGTGAAGGAAGGAGACCGCATTCTCTGGGCGCAGCCGCTGAAAAGACCGGTCGCCGCTATTTCCCCTGGAGTCTGTCACCTGGAGTCAGCGCCGCGCGCCCGCAAAGGCGCGCGCCTGTTAAAGTTCAGCAATCACACGGCGATCCGGCTGGAGTCTGTCGGCCGCCAGGGGAGAGCCCGTCACCTTCAACTGGCAGGTCAAGCGCTGGGGGAGGAGCTCCTAGGGCTTCTTAAACCGCGGATGCCCGTCATCATCCATTCCTTGCGGCGCGTACCGTCCTGCGCCGCCTTTCCGCCGGCGGTAGACCCGGCCCAGGCCGCCAGCCGCACCGGGGTGTCGCTCCGGCGCTTTCGGCACACCGCTGCGGCAGCGGCAGGCGAGATCGTCCTACCGCTGAGCCGGCCGTGCTGGCCTGCCTTTTGGGCCTGGCCGGCCGGGCAACCTGAGGAATGGCTTAAATGGTTGCCCTGGTTTCAAGGCGTGGTACTGGCACCGGAGCTGGGGCCGTCCTGGGTGGGTGCCTTAAGGAGAAACCGCCTGCCGGCTCTGGTATTAACCCAGGGGCAGCGGCGAGGACTCACCGCCAGGTGGCAGGGTTGGTGCTATGCGCCGGCCGATCGCGCGGCCCTGACTGCGCTCAACTTTTACAATTCCCGGCGCAGCAGGATAAAACACCTCACCCAGATCCTGGTTCTGCCAGAGACGGCGGCTGCCGCCTCGATACCGGTACTGGGTTTGAACCTGGATTACTACGCCGTGCCGGCGGCGGGGAACGATACGGACGGGCTGAGTGACCTGCGGTTCTACCTCAGCCCCGAGAGACTACTCCTTGTAACGCCTGGTGCTCAGGCCATGCTTGCCGCCCGTCTGGCCAGAGCGGAGGAACTGGCGGGACTCGTTTTCACCTCCCCGCCGGCTGATACCGAATGGCTGCAGGTGTGGGTGGACTATAGGAAATGA
- the speD gene encoding adenosylmethionine decarboxylase codes for MKALGRHILAEFFGCDGAILNDVATIERTLVDAALTAGAEVREVAFHRFSPQGVSGVVIISESHLAIHTWPELGYAAVDVFTCGDKVDPWVAYNYIASAFQADKVTAAEIKRGIFEKVPEHT; via the coding sequence ATGAAAGCACTGGGGCGTCACATCCTGGCTGAGTTTTTTGGGTGTGATGGCGCGATTCTGAACGACGTTGCTACCATTGAACGCACCCTAGTCGACGCAGCACTTACCGCTGGGGCTGAAGTCCGTGAGGTGGCCTTCCACCGATTTTCTCCCCAAGGAGTAAGCGGTGTGGTGATCATCTCCGAATCGCACCTCGCCATTCATACATGGCCGGAACTCGGCTATGCCGCTGTTGACGTCTTCACCTGCGGTGATAAGGTGGACCCCTGGGTCGCCTATAACTATATAGCCTCTGCCTTTCAAGCGGACAAGGTTACGGCTGCTGAGATCAAGCGTGGCATTTTCGAAAAAGTGCCTGAGCATACCTAG
- a CDS encoding tetratricopeptide repeat protein codes for MNTQTTHEGAGQKAGQPDWQQAVAALRAATGRLPEDPERLLKLGQAYLEGRLVGPAEECFQAALLRDPELSRAHYFLGFLYSRQGRYREATLAFGKCLAAQPRNDLVYAELGLVYFKQGQLREARALWQQGLMLAKEEARLVELLEHMSYSVKLDGEERVVPNLCRMAALAAGSDLGLALSYLERAQGLESFNPAVFVTYAQVFGAGGKTEEAEAAWAEAIRLSPCDPALQADFAQFMLACGKHKEARVWAERAVTLAPSEPNYWLILARAEEQAGNTAAAEQHLKKAHELDPEQPTINYELGHLLWQEKKIPPALCYLRKAARAGHEEARVYLASLCQATKRRAPKKTVVHGGGSAVEQTAY; via the coding sequence ATGAACACCCAAACCACCCACGAAGGGGCAGGGCAAAAAGCAGGGCAGCCTGACTGGCAGCAGGCTGTGGCAGCCCTGCGGGCTGCGACAGGGAGGCTGCCCGAGGACCCCGAGCGACTCCTAAAACTCGGACAAGCCTACCTGGAGGGGCGTTTGGTCGGTCCCGCGGAAGAATGCTTCCAGGCCGCACTGCTGCGCGATCCGGAACTCAGCCGGGCGCATTATTTTCTCGGCTTTCTCTACAGCCGCCAGGGCAGGTACCGCGAAGCCACCCTCGCCTTCGGCAAGTGCCTGGCCGCACAGCCGCGCAATGATCTCGTTTACGCTGAGCTCGGTTTAGTATACTTTAAGCAGGGACAGCTGCGCGAGGCGCGCGCTCTCTGGCAACAGGGACTTATGCTGGCCAAAGAAGAGGCACGGCTGGTCGAGCTCCTGGAGCACATGTCCTACAGCGTAAAGCTGGACGGGGAGGAGCGCGTGGTACCGAATCTCTGTCGCATGGCTGCCCTGGCCGCCGGCAGTGACCTGGGCCTGGCCCTCAGCTACCTGGAGCGGGCTCAAGGCCTGGAGTCCTTTAATCCGGCCGTTTTTGTGACCTATGCACAGGTCTTTGGGGCCGGCGGCAAAACGGAGGAGGCGGAAGCCGCCTGGGCGGAGGCCATCCGCCTGTCCCCCTGCGACCCGGCGCTGCAGGCCGATTTCGCTCAGTTCATGCTGGCCTGCGGCAAACACAAAGAGGCGAGGGTTTGGGCGGAGCGCGCCGTAACCCTGGCGCCCAGCGAACCCAACTACTGGCTTATCCTGGCCCGCGCCGAGGAGCAGGCCGGCAATACAGCGGCGGCGGAACAACACCTCAAGAAGGCGCATGAGCTGGACCCGGAACAGCCCACCATCAACTACGAACTGGGGCACCTGCTCTGGCAGGAAAAAAAGATCCCACCGGCGCTTTGCTACTTACGCAAAGCCGCCCGGGCAGGGCACGAAGAAGCCAGGGTTTACCTGGCCTCGCTCTGTCAGGCTACAAAGCGCCGGGCACCGAAAAAAACAGTTGTCCACGGGGGAGGAAGTGCTGTTGAGCAAACTGCTTATTGA
- the surE gene encoding 5'/3'-nucleotidase SurE translates to MFVLLSNDDGIDAAGLTALAGAFSPADQVAIVAPDRERSASGHAITMDRPLRVREVKHFAGPAWAVTGTPGDCVKLALTTLLPRKPDLVVAGINRGPNLGTDVFYSGTVAAALEGLLFGLPALAVSLATHAPDADYSLAARLARAIVQRLLAKPALAETLLNVNVPARPAREIRGLSITRLGTRRYKNTFEARQDPRGQTYYWLAGEPLPEECPPDTDIAAVAAGRISITPLSLDLTDYRRLADLKGWTDKPFDI, encoded by the coding sequence ATGTTTGTCCTCCTTAGTAACGATGATGGAATAGATGCCGCTGGACTTACGGCGCTGGCCGGTGCGTTTTCCCCGGCCGATCAAGTGGCCATAGTTGCACCCGACCGGGAGCGGAGCGCTTCCGGTCATGCCATTACCATGGACCGCCCCCTGCGGGTGCGTGAGGTGAAGCACTTCGCCGGCCCGGCGTGGGCCGTAACAGGCACACCGGGCGATTGCGTTAAACTGGCTCTAACCACCCTGCTTCCCCGCAAGCCGGACCTGGTTGTCGCCGGCATCAACCGCGGCCCTAATTTGGGCACGGACGTCTTTTACTCCGGGACAGTGGCGGCAGCCTTAGAAGGGCTCCTGTTCGGGCTGCCCGCACTGGCCGTTTCCCTGGCCACCCACGCCCCGGACGCCGACTACAGCCTGGCCGCCCGGCTGGCGCGGGCCATCGTCCAACGCCTCCTCGCGAAGCCGGCTCTGGCCGAAACCCTGCTCAACGTTAACGTTCCGGCGCGCCCCGCCCGGGAAATCCGCGGCCTCAGCATTACCCGCCTGGGAACACGCCGTTATAAGAATACCTTTGAAGCGCGGCAAGACCCGCGCGGGCAAACTTACTACTGGCTGGCCGGGGAACCCCTGCCGGAGGAGTGCCCTCCCGATACCGACATTGCGGCCGTCGCCGCCGGCAGGATTTCAATAACGCCGCTCAGCCTGGACCTGACCGATTACCGCCGCCTGGCCGACCTCAAGGGGTGGACGGACAAGCCTTTTGACATATAA
- a CDS encoding DUF2508 family protein, with translation MQSTPEVLPPNPVQTVREAYRDWRQAQCYFKEVTDPTLVDFAIFWERAARLRYQYLLRCLKQEGYALSRSELIRLAVH, from the coding sequence GTGCAGTCCACCCCCGAAGTCCTACCACCGAATCCAGTCCAGACCGTCCGGGAAGCCTACCGCGACTGGCGACAGGCCCAGTGCTATTTTAAGGAGGTTACCGATCCAACCCTGGTCGATTTCGCCATCTTTTGGGAACGGGCAGCCCGTCTGCGCTACCAGTACTTGCTGCGCTGCCTGAAACAAGAGGGTTACGCCCTCAGTCGAAGCGAACTCATCCGGTTGGCGGTCCATTAG